One Helicobacter cetorum MIT 00-7128 DNA window includes the following coding sequences:
- a CDS encoding MATE family efflux transporter gives MPSGVNAFLDVFVIALSVFFMGKLSHHHIVALGVGLQFLMLFYGVNTILYTGTNAQLSRLVGARDFSQINLAFSSIVIGGAFVCLGVLIFSYILIEPFLLWINLDKESCELTQIYLKVLVFALPAIFLKNIFVSALASFSDTLTPFVVKLIMVILCVFLNQALIFGDFGFKEMGIVGSALANVIVSYLELFLLAFFLQFKKSSLRFTFQFDNSFLKNTFRIGWPAGFERFLTLCSLMVIAKFIASYGDKVLAGMQVGIRVETFSFMPGFGFMIASMVLVGQNLGANKTELAQDYAHLILKISMVLMGIIGILMAIFAREFASLFSHDKEVIEVARYYLIAVGLSQAPLIGYFVLDGVFRGASITKVSLYINTLSLWGLRIIPMYLLVLYHFEVEFIFGVIAIETYLRALVYYKVFSKGVWKRPGKRA, from the coding sequence TTGCCTTCTGGGGTAAATGCCTTTTTAGATGTATTTGTTATAGCACTTTCAGTGTTTTTTATGGGGAAGTTATCACACCATCATATTGTAGCCTTAGGGGTAGGATTACAATTTTTAATGCTCTTTTATGGGGTTAATACGATTTTATACACCGGCACCAACGCACAACTTTCTAGGCTTGTTGGAGCAAGAGATTTTAGTCAAATCAACTTAGCGTTTTCTTCTATTGTAATAGGAGGAGCCTTTGTGTGTTTGGGGGTGCTTATTTTTTCTTATATTCTTATTGAGCCATTTTTATTATGGATAAATTTAGATAAGGAATCTTGCGAGCTTACTCAAATTTATTTAAAGGTTTTAGTCTTTGCTCTACCAGCTATTTTTCTTAAAAATATTTTTGTGTCAGCATTAGCAAGCTTTTCGGATACTCTAACACCCTTTGTGGTGAAATTGATTATGGTTATTTTATGCGTGTTTTTAAACCAAGCCTTAATCTTTGGTGATTTTGGTTTTAAAGAAATGGGTATCGTTGGCTCGGCGTTGGCAAATGTTATTGTTTCTTATTTGGAATTATTTCTTTTAGCATTCTTTTTGCAATTTAAAAAATCCTCATTGAGATTTACCTTTCAATTTGATAATTCATTTTTGAAAAACACCTTTAGGATAGGTTGGCCTGCTGGGTTTGAACGCTTTTTAACACTTTGCTCGCTTATGGTAATAGCAAAATTTATAGCTAGTTATGGGGACAAGGTGTTAGCTGGCATGCAAGTAGGTATTAGAGTGGAGACCTTTTCATTTATGCCCGGATTTGGTTTTATGATTGCTAGCATGGTGTTAGTAGGGCAAAATTTAGGAGCAAATAAGACTGAACTAGCACAAGATTATGCGCATTTGATTTTAAAGATTTCTATGGTTTTAATGGGAATTATAGGAATATTAATGGCTATTTTTGCTAGAGAATTTGCCTCTCTTTTTTCACATGACAAAGAAGTGATAGAAGTAGCTAGATATTATTTGATTGCTGTGGGTCTTTCACAAGCGCCTTTGATTGGGTATTTTGTGCTTGATGGCGTATTTAGGGGAGCGAGCATTACTAAAGTTTCGCTCTATATCAACACCTTAAGTTTATGGGGGTTAAGAATCATACCTATGTATTTGCTTGTGCTTTATCATTTTGAAGTGGAATTTATCTTTGGTGTGATTGCAATAGAAACTTATTTGCGTGCTTTAGTCTATTATAAGGTCTTTTCAAAAGGGGTATGGAAAAGACCGGGCAAGAGAGCTTAG
- a CDS encoding LeoA/HP0731 family dynamin-like GTPase gives MQNLTLQEFKKSQTKSLEKLSKLKDYVLKGQDLGVQIDKNLLEKLQNAINEVQNSKLRVALIGGFSEGKTSIAAAWLEKLDKSSMNISQEESSNEVKTYNVNNEIELVDTPGLFGFKEKHAGANIEKYKDITKKYVSNAHLILYVMNPSNPIKASHKEDLEWLFRTLNLLDRTIFVLGKFDEIADIEDEEDYQSSYAIKKESIIQRLDDSINLSENEKQNLSIIAVSANPFDMGLEHWLNHLEEFKKLSHIALLQTATQAKIESSGGANALVLATKQSIMRDVLHKIIPENEKINAELKEAMDIREDSKNTILKDLDKLKEKIKQARIKLREFIQKYFSDLILQARGTSLSNFQEFFEKEIGKNAIKIGNKINNEFQKYVDSIELELDVMQKHFNAEIKYSNELIDTCLKKTLQYAMLNSKKFINKNTILAGRNFLKSRLKNMGVNVGKSLNFKPWGAEKLTKNLNGIMSAFSIAMELWDSYKKQEEENKFQNGIKELVEFFEEERKNLLDFINSEDFYIKLFPTFIELQERAKIIEEETNHYQAYQQQFNDWVKEGEIIDAEIIE, from the coding sequence ATGCAAAATTTAACTTTACAAGAATTTAAAAAATCTCAAACTAAAAGCTTAGAAAAACTTTCTAAGCTTAAAGATTATGTTCTTAAGGGTCAAGATTTAGGGGTTCAAATAGATAAAAACCTGCTAGAAAAATTGCAAAATGCTATCAATGAAGTGCAAAACTCTAAATTAAGAGTGGCTTTAATTGGAGGTTTTAGCGAGGGCAAGACTTCTATTGCAGCTGCTTGGCTAGAAAAATTAGACAAATCTAGCATGAATATTAGCCAAGAAGAATCTTCTAATGAAGTCAAAACCTATAATGTGAATAATGAAATAGAGTTAGTTGACACTCCGGGACTTTTTGGGTTTAAAGAAAAGCATGCGGGTGCAAACATTGAAAAATACAAAGATATTACTAAAAAATATGTGAGTAATGCGCATTTAATCTTGTATGTGATGAATCCTAGTAATCCTATCAAAGCAAGTCATAAAGAAGACTTAGAATGGCTTTTTAGAACGCTCAATCTTTTGGATAGAACCATTTTTGTATTAGGTAAATTTGATGAAATCGCTGATATAGAAGATGAAGAAGATTATCAAAGCTCTTATGCTATCAAAAAAGAAAGCATTATTCAAAGATTAGATGATAGCATTAATCTTAGCGAAAATGAAAAACAAAATCTCTCTATTATAGCCGTATCAGCTAATCCCTTTGATATGGGCTTAGAACATTGGCTCAATCACTTAGAAGAATTTAAAAAATTATCGCACATTGCTTTATTGCAAACAGCCACACAAGCCAAAATTGAATCTAGCGGTGGGGCTAACGCTCTAGTTTTAGCCACTAAGCAAAGTATTATGCGAGATGTGTTGCATAAAATTATCCCTGAAAATGAAAAAATAAACGCTGAGCTAAAGGAAGCCATGGATATTCGTGAAGATAGCAAAAATACCATTCTAAAAGACTTAGACAAATTAAAAGAAAAGATTAAGCAAGCTAGAATCAAGCTAAGAGAATTTATTCAAAAATATTTTAGCGATTTGATTTTACAAGCTAGAGGCACAAGCCTAAGCAATTTTCAAGAATTTTTTGAAAAAGAGATTGGAAAAAATGCCATTAAGATTGGCAATAAAATCAACAATGAATTTCAAAAATATGTTGATTCTATTGAATTAGAGCTTGATGTTATGCAAAAACATTTTAACGCCGAAATAAAATATAGTAACGAATTGATAGATACTTGCTTAAAAAAAACTCTACAATATGCCATGCTTAATTCTAAGAAATTTATCAATAAAAACACCATTTTAGCTGGTAGAAATTTCCTTAAAAGCAGATTAAAAAACATGGGAGTGAATGTAGGCAAGTCTCTTAATTTTAAACCTTGGGGAGCCGAAAAGCTAACTAAAAATCTAAATGGAATCATGTCTGCTTTTTCCATAGCTATGGAACTATGGGATAGTTATAAAAAGCAAGAAGAAGAAAATAAATTTCAAAATGGTATTAAGGAATTGGTGGAATTTTTTGAAGAAGAAAGAAAAAATCTCTTAGATTTTATCAATAGCGAAGATTTTTATATAAAACTCTTTCCAACTTTTATAGAATTGCAAGAACGAGCCAAGATAATTGAAGAGGAAACAAATCATTATCAAGCCTATCAACAACAATTCAATGATTGGGTCAAAGAGGGTGAAATTATTGATGCAGAAATCATAGAGTAA
- a CDS encoding SoxW family protein → MHKFSFPIKNSFSAILLVLFILMGCKSDSADNLNDTLLSSGSQSSKELENERENIDKKSYAGLEDIFLDTKMITPNNKLMLLIFGRNGCSYCEHLKEDIKNVKELHDYIQTHFNAYYINISYSKLHNFKVGTKNDMKEIKMPTEQLAQIYGVQSTPTIIFSDESGKTIYELPGYMPSTQFLAVLEFIGNGEYKKTKNDKEFTQHLKSYIKYKTDLKREQDKQNSTSKGS, encoded by the coding sequence ATGCATAAATTTTCCTTTCCTATTAAAAATAGTTTTAGTGCTATTTTGTTAGTGCTATTCATCTTAATGGGGTGTAAATCAGATAGTGCGGATAATCTAAATGACACTCTTTTAAGTTCAGGCTCTCAAAGCTCTAAAGAATTAGAAAATGAGCGAGAAAATATAGATAAAAAAAGCTATGCGGGCTTAGAAGATATTTTTTTAGATACTAAGATGATTACTCCTAATAACAAACTCATGCTTTTGATTTTTGGGCGCAATGGTTGCTCATATTGCGAACACTTAAAAGAAGATATTAAAAACGTCAAAGAATTGCATGATTACATTCAAACACATTTTAACGCTTACTATATCAATATTAGCTATTCTAAGTTACACAACTTTAAGGTTGGCACTAAAAACGATATGAAAGAAATCAAAATGCCCACAGAACAACTAGCTCAAATCTATGGCGTTCAATCTACACCCACTATCATCTTTTCTGATGAAAGCGGAAAAACTATCTATGAATTGCCCGGCTATATGCCCTCAACACAATTTTTGGCTGTGCTTGAATTTATAGGGAATGGGGAATACAAAAAAACCAAAAACGATAAGGAATTTACCCAACACCTAAAGTCTTATATCAAGTATAAAACAGACCTTAAAAGAGAACAAGACAAACAAAACTCAACTTCTAAAGGCTCTTAA
- the hemH gene encoding ferrochelatase: protein MSLSNENNYNLNSSAMKSPKEAVILLNMGGPNSLYEVEVFLKNMFDDPCILTIKNNFMRKMVGKMIVNARVEKSKKIYEKLGGKSPLTPITFALTKRLNELDSSRFYTYAMRYTPPYAPMVLQDLVSKEIDSLVLFSMYPQYSSTTTLSSFNDAFKALKSIEGFRPKVRVIERFYTAPKLNEIILDTILATLKGQKSEDFTLIFSVHGLPQSIIDAGDTYQKECEHHVSLLKELMQQKNINFKKVLLSYQSKLGPMKWLEPSTESLIEEHRKSNIIIYPLAFTIDNSETLYELEIQYRLMAKRLGIKEYLVCPCLNDSLEFAKLIVELVQESSSQILQKNDCIV from the coding sequence ATGAGTTTATCTAATGAAAATAATTATAATTTAAATAGCAGTGCAATGAAATCCCCTAAAGAGGCGGTCATTCTTTTAAACATGGGGGGGCCAAACAGCCTTTATGAAGTAGAAGTATTTTTAAAAAACATGTTTGATGACCCTTGTATACTTACCATTAAAAATAATTTTATGCGTAAAATGGTTGGTAAAATGATAGTTAATGCTCGGGTAGAAAAATCCAAAAAAATCTATGAAAAATTAGGTGGAAAGTCCCCCTTAACCCCCATTACATTCGCCCTTACCAAGCGCTTGAATGAATTAGATTCTTCACGCTTTTATACCTATGCTATGCGCTATACTCCTCCTTATGCACCTATGGTTTTACAAGACTTAGTTTCAAAAGAGATAGACAGCTTAGTGTTATTTTCTATGTATCCACAATACTCTAGCACTACCACTCTTTCTAGTTTTAATGACGCTTTTAAAGCGCTCAAATCTATAGAAGGCTTTCGCCCTAAAGTGCGAGTCATAGAGCGATTTTACACAGCTCCCAAACTCAATGAGATTATTTTAGACACAATTTTAGCCACCTTAAAAGGGCAAAAGAGCGAAGATTTTACGCTGATTTTTTCCGTGCATGGCTTACCTCAAAGCATTATTGATGCGGGCGATACTTACCAAAAAGAATGCGAACACCATGTAAGCTTATTAAAAGAATTAATGCAACAGAAAAATATTAATTTTAAAAAAGTATTACTTTCTTATCAATCCAAACTAGGGCCTATGAAATGGCTAGAGCCAAGCACAGAAAGCTTGATAGAAGAACATCGCAAATCTAATATTATCATTTATCCCTTAGCTTTCACAATTGATAATTCCGAAACGCTCTATGAGTTAGAAATCCAATACCGCTTAATGGCCAAACGACTAGGTATTAAAGAGTATTTAGTTTGTCCATGTCTAAATGACTCCTTAGAATTTGCTAAGCTTATTGTGGAATTGGTTCAAGAATCATCATCACAAATTTTACAAAAAAATGATTGTATAGTATGA
- a CDS encoding 16S rRNA (uracil(1498)-N(3))-methyltransferase, producing the protein MRFVYHSLAKEPTLKIEGESYTHLYRSRRVKNMSLLDLRNLKDKFLYTYKHIEITKKYALLELIEQKELEVIPSKKAHLILSVIELKSIEKILPFLNQLGVSKLSLFYADFSQHNERLDSAKMERFEKILINSCEQCGRSDLMELEVLKNLKEVLMAYPKASILDFNGEKLQTSLNAENGIIIGPEGGFSEQERERFKTHRIYSAPMPMVLKSESACVFVASLAQV; encoded by the coding sequence ATGCGCTTTGTTTATCATTCTTTAGCTAAAGAGCCTACTTTAAAAATTGAGGGCGAGAGTTATACGCATTTGTATCGCTCAAGGCGTGTAAAAAATATGAGTTTGTTAGATTTGCGAAACCTAAAAGATAAATTTTTATACACCTATAAACATATAGAAATCACTAAAAAATACGCCCTTTTAGAGCTAATAGAGCAAAAAGAACTAGAGGTTATTCCCTCTAAAAAAGCGCATTTGATTTTAAGCGTGATTGAGTTAAAAAGCATTGAAAAGATTTTACCTTTTCTTAATCAGCTAGGCGTAAGCAAGCTTAGTTTGTTTTATGCTGATTTCAGCCAACATAATGAGCGTTTGGATAGTGCTAAAATGGAGCGTTTTGAAAAAATTTTGATTAATTCTTGTGAGCAATGTGGGCGTAGCGATTTAATGGAATTAGAGGTGCTTAAAAATTTAAAGGAAGTGCTAATGGCTTATCCTAAAGCAAGTATTTTGGATTTTAATGGTGAAAAATTGCAAACAAGTTTGAATGCTGAAAATGGCATTATCATAGGACCTGAAGGGGGATTTAGCGAGCAAGAAAGAGAGCGATTTAAAACACATAGAATTTATAGCGCTCCTATGCCTATGGTGCTAAAATCTGAGAGTGCATGCGTATTTGTAGCAAGCTTGGCGCAGGTTTAG
- the dcd gene encoding dCTP deaminase: MGLKSDSWIKKMSLEHGMISPFCEKQVGKNVISYGLSSYGYDIRVGSEFMLFDNTNALIDPKNFDPNNATKIDASKDGYFILPANAFALAHTIEYFKMPKDTLAICLGKSTYARCGIIVNVTPFEPEFEGYITIEISNTTNLPAKVYANEGIAQVVFLQGDEMCEQSYKDRGGKYQGQVGITLPKILK, from the coding sequence ATGGGATTAAAATCGGATTCTTGGATAAAAAAGATGAGTTTAGAGCATGGCATGATTAGCCCTTTTTGCGAAAAACAAGTCGGTAAAAATGTGATTAGTTATGGCTTGAGTAGTTATGGGTATGATATTAGGGTGGGAAGTGAATTTATGCTTTTTGATAACACCAACGCTTTAATTGACCCTAAAAACTTTGACCCTAATAATGCGACTAAAATTGATGCGAGCAAAGATGGCTATTTTATCTTGCCAGCTAATGCATTCGCTTTAGCTCATACGATAGAATATTTTAAAATGCCAAAAGATACTTTGGCGATTTGCTTGGGTAAAAGCACTTACGCAAGGTGTGGGATTATTGTGAATGTTACGCCCTTTGAGCCGGAATTTGAAGGCTATATTACCATTGAAATTTCTAACACCACGAATTTACCTGCCAAAGTCTATGCGAATGAAGGCATCGCTCAAGTGGTGTTTTTACAAGGCGATGAAATGTGTGAGCAAAGCTATAAAGATAGGGGCGGTAAGTATCAAGGTCAAGTTGGTATTACGCTACCTAAGATTTTGAAGTGA
- the accB gene encoding acetyl-CoA carboxylase biotin carboxyl carrier protein, with the protein MNLSEIEELIKEFKTSDLGHLKLKHEHFELVLDKESAFSKHKNSNAPAMTNVSAPLMAIEASMPATQAPVPMVCTPIVDKKEDFVLSPMVGTFYHAPSPGAEPYIKVGDTLKKGQVIGIVEAMKIMNEIEVEYPCKVVSIEVADAQPVEYGTKLIKIEKL; encoded by the coding sequence ATGAATCTTTCTGAAATTGAAGAGCTGATAAAAGAATTTAAGACTTCTGATTTAGGGCATCTAAAACTAAAACATGAGCATTTTGAGTTGGTATTGGATAAAGAATCTGCTTTTAGTAAGCATAAAAATTCAAATGCACCTGCTATGACTAATGTTTCTGCTCCGCTTATGGCAATAGAGGCTAGTATGCCAGCTACTCAAGCCCCTGTGCCTATGGTATGCACGCCTATTGTAGATAAGAAAGAAGATTTTGTGCTTTCACCTATGGTAGGGACTTTCTACCATGCGCCATCTCCGGGAGCTGAGCCTTATATAAAAGTAGGCGATACACTCAAAAAGGGTCAAGTCATAGGCATAGTAGAGGCTATGAAAATTATGAATGAAATTGAAGTGGAATATCCTTGCAAGGTTGTTTCTATTGAAGTTGCAGATGCTCAGCCGGTAGAATATGGCACTAAATTGATTAAGATTGAAAAGCTCTAA
- a CDS encoding acetyl-CoA carboxylase biotin carboxylase subunit — protein MAENKKVEKKKLSRILIANRGEIALRAIQTIQEMGKESVAIYSIADKDAHYLNTANAKVCVGGAKSSESYLNIPAIISAAELFEADAIFPGYGFLSENQNFVEICSHHALEFIGPSAKVMALMSDKSKAKSVMKKAGMPVIEGSEGILKSYKEAEELAEKIGYPVMIKAAAGGGGRGMRVVQDKSLLKNLYLSAEAEALSAFGDGSVYLEKFIHKPKHIEVQILADKHGNVIHVGERDCSVQRRQQKLIEETPAVVLEESVRKRLLETAVKAAKYIGYVGAGTFEFLLDSNMKDFYFMEMNTRLQVEHTISEMVSGLNLIEWMIKIAEGEELPKQESFTCKGHAIECRITAEDPKKFYPSPGKITEWIAPGGLNVRLDSHAHANYVVPTHYDSMIGKLIVWAEDRERAIAKMKRALKEFKVEGIKTTIAFHIEMLDNADFKQAKIHTKYLEENS, from the coding sequence ATGGCAGAAAATAAAAAAGTAGAAAAGAAAAAACTCTCACGCATTTTAATTGCCAATCGTGGTGAGATTGCCTTAAGAGCCATTCAAACCATTCAAGAAATGGGTAAAGAGTCTGTTGCAATTTATTCTATTGCGGATAAAGATGCACATTATCTCAACACAGCTAATGCAAAGGTGTGTGTAGGTGGAGCTAAATCAAGCGAGAGTTATTTGAATATCCCTGCAATCATTAGTGCGGCAGAGTTATTTGAGGCTGATGCAATTTTCCCCGGATATGGGTTTTTGAGTGAGAATCAAAATTTTGTAGAGATTTGCTCTCATCATGCTTTGGAGTTTATAGGGCCAAGTGCGAAAGTTATGGCGCTAATGAGCGATAAGTCTAAGGCAAAAAGCGTGATGAAAAAAGCCGGAATGCCTGTGATTGAGGGAAGTGAAGGTATTCTTAAAAGTTATAAAGAGGCAGAAGAATTAGCTGAAAAGATTGGCTATCCTGTGATGATAAAAGCTGCTGCTGGTGGGGGAGGCAGAGGCATGCGTGTGGTGCAAGACAAATCTTTATTGAAAAATCTCTATCTCTCTGCAGAGGCAGAGGCATTAAGCGCATTTGGTGATGGGAGCGTGTATTTAGAGAAGTTTATCCATAAGCCCAAGCATATTGAAGTGCAAATTTTAGCCGATAAGCATGGCAATGTTATTCATGTAGGCGAGAGGGATTGTTCTGTGCAAAGGCGCCAACAAAAGCTTATTGAAGAAACCCCAGCAGTTGTTTTAGAAGAGAGTGTGCGCAAGCGTTTGTTAGAAACAGCTGTAAAAGCGGCTAAATATATTGGCTATGTAGGGGCTGGAACTTTTGAGTTTTTGCTAGATTCCAATATGAAAGATTTTTATTTTATGGAGATGAACACTCGCTTGCAAGTAGAACATACGATTAGTGAAATGGTAAGCGGATTAAATCTTATTGAATGGATGATTAAAATTGCTGAGGGCGAGGAATTGCCCAAGCAAGAAAGTTTTACTTGCAAAGGACATGCGATAGAATGTAGGATTACTGCAGAAGACCCTAAAAAATTCTATCCAAGTCCGGGTAAAATCACTGAATGGATTGCACCGGGTGGCTTGAATGTGCGCCTTGATTCACATGCGCATGCCAATTATGTTGTGCCTACACATTATGATTCTATGATAGGTAAACTCATTGTTTGGGCTGAAGATAGAGAAAGAGCTATCGCTAAGATGAAAAGAGCCTTGAAAGAATTTAAGGTAGAGGGCATTAAAACAACCATTGCTTTTCATATTGAAATGCTTGATAATGCCGATTTCAAGCAGGCAAAAATCCATACCAAGTATTTAGAAGAAAATTCTTAA
- a CDS encoding outer membrane protein, with protein MPLLNSNQLDTLSNGVSSQITNLQNQINTLGSSATAEQKTQLAQLNIQKQAINVLQALQQDPSLFKNPQIENLAKSLQLNAGITQNGVGIMSLGLVMIQTNELLQLIKNNPTTNLIQTHSKEQPTLITNNYATHSSPTSTTEVLKSLDSLRLSSIKGYLEGYLEELNGMMNGQYYQQGFQHNITLNTIKTKVQSILSALNSNQAFNSSSITESLKTIIDDLNANTIGRNDTITDKEILQNGLIGWSENEGAKITPHAYLTPNFGINSLMLFQMLQGIAKNQKDVNYAYALSYAFQHFRKQYVNFFSNEVYNGCAFKSNDCGKLVSPPTLQNLIEKIDPKLIPTYKQLLNKASNEFQKTMETADAIGSASAFTSAMTTLKNKISALANSNDKQQALNIIDKMLTDIPIYDAQSSNFNMQLSAWMWGIVMNSPTTVHITVLSGQTKNGVKENSSVVISGSFVPADGCSGNCSEYQYTPKIKTPQQLYHAVSDWWNNMGNIANALNSHNPKEIGVAIQSFGNFYNEQWKNNPHYQQGGSYLNKNQIKQILNNINTSLPKADQQTLHFTFMALPTNSTNTLSQQHQATYNTLQVSKPIALASLSTLASMFNNMNYLSSPTTTFTNNDKVIESKQQGYMLGFGIKGGYKQMFNHYIKGNRESKKKYGQFGLRYYAFLDYNYGVLSQRNTNQVNMNMLTYGVGLDILVNIFENKLASYGIFGGFQVAGNSWLATRKYSSNMKDKIRATHFQCLFDFGLRTNILSHHGIELGVKIPMLSQRYIDTANLKVNYKREYVYYVGYVWGF; from the coding sequence GTGCCTTTACTAAACTCTAATCAATTAGACACGCTTTCTAATGGTGTCTCTAGTCAAATCACAAATTTACAAAACCAAATAAACACTTTAGGTAGTAGTGCTACAGCAGAGCAAAAAACACAACTCGCTCAACTAAACATTCAAAAACAAGCTATCAATGTTTTACAAGCTTTACAACAAGACCCTAGCTTGTTTAAAAACCCTCAAATAGAAAATCTAGCTAAAAGCTTGCAATTAAATGCAGGAATCACTCAAAATGGTGTGGGCATTATGAGCTTAGGTTTAGTGATGATTCAAACCAATGAATTATTGCAACTTATAAAAAATAATCCAACTACTAATCTTATTCAAACACATTCTAAAGAACAACCAACACTTATAACAAATAACTACGCCACTCATTCTAGCCCTACCTCTACTACAGAAGTGCTTAAAAGCCTTGATAGTTTAAGACTTTCATCTATTAAGGGGTATTTGGAGGGTTATTTAGAAGAGTTAAATGGCATGATGAATGGTCAATATTATCAACAAGGATTTCAGCATAACATAACTCTAAATACCATAAAAACAAAGGTTCAAAGTATTTTAAGTGCTTTAAACTCTAATCAAGCATTCAATAGCTCAAGCATAACTGAAAGTTTAAAAACAATCATTGATGATTTGAATGCAAACACTATCGGTAGGAATGACACCATTACAGATAAAGAGATTTTACAAAATGGGCTTATAGGGTGGAGCGAAAATGAAGGTGCAAAAATAACTCCACATGCCTATTTGACCCCTAACTTTGGTATCAACTCTCTTATGCTCTTTCAAATGCTACAAGGCATAGCTAAAAATCAAAAAGATGTGAATTACGCTTACGCACTAAGCTATGCGTTCCAACACTTTAGAAAACAATATGTCAATTTCTTTAGTAATGAAGTTTATAATGGTTGTGCTTTTAAGTCTAATGATTGTGGCAAACTTGTATCACCTCCTACTTTGCAAAATTTAATAGAAAAGATAGACCCCAAACTTATTCCAACCTATAAGCAACTCCTTAATAAAGCCAGCAATGAATTTCAAAAAACTATGGAGACTGCCGACGCTATAGGTAGTGCAAGTGCTTTTACTTCAGCCATGACAACATTAAAAAATAAGATTAGTGCTTTAGCCAATTCAAATGATAAGCAACAAGCCCTTAATATTATTGATAAAATGCTTACAGATATTCCTATTTATGATGCCCAAAGCTCTAATTTTAACATGCAACTAAGTGCATGGATGTGGGGTATTGTTATGAATAGCCCAACTACAGTGCATATTACTGTTCTTAGTGGTCAAACAAAAAATGGTGTTAAGGAAAATTCAAGCGTTGTTATTAGTGGTTCATTTGTGCCTGCTGATGGTTGCAGTGGCAACTGCAGTGAATACCAATATACGCCTAAAATAAAAACCCCACAACAACTCTATCATGCTGTTTCAGATTGGTGGAACAATATGGGCAACATAGCTAACGCCCTTAACTCTCATAATCCTAAAGAAATAGGTGTGGCAATTCAAAGCTTTGGTAATTTCTATAACGAGCAATGGAAAAATAACCCACATTACCAACAAGGTGGAAGTTACCTTAATAAAAACCAAATCAAGCAAATCCTTAACAATATCAACACATCTCTACCCAAAGCTGACCAACAAACCTTGCATTTTACTTTTATGGCTCTACCCACCAACTCTACTAATACTCTCTCTCAACAACACCAAGCTACCTACAATACTCTACAAGTTTCTAAACCCATAGCCTTAGCAAGTCTGAGCACTTTAGCGAGTATGTTTAATAACATGAACTACTTAAGCTCACCTACGACTACATTCACTAACAATGATAAAGTTATAGAAAGCAAACAACAAGGTTATATGCTAGGCTTTGGAATCAAGGGTGGCTATAAACAAATGTTTAATCATTATATTAAAGGCAATAGAGAAAGTAAAAAGAAATACGGACAATTTGGATTAAGATATTATGCTTTCTTAGATTATAACTATGGAGTCTTAAGTCAAAGAAACACTAATCAAGTTAATATGAACATGCTTACTTATGGTGTAGGTTTAGATATTCTAGTGAATATCTTTGAAAATAAACTAGCTAGTTATGGAATCTTTGGAGGATTTCAAGTAGCAGGTAATTCATGGTTGGCTACTAGAAAGTATTCTAGTAATATGAAAGATAAAATTAGAGCGACTCATTTTCAATGTTTGTTTGATTTTGGATTAAGAACTAATATTCTTAGTCATCATGGTATTGAATTGGGCGTTAAGATTCCTATGCTTAGTCAAAGATATATTGACACAGCTAATCTTAAAGTGAATTATAAAAGAGAGTATGTTTATTATGTTGGGTATGTGTGGGGGTTTTAG